A genomic segment from Streptomyces antibioticus encodes:
- a CDS encoding universal stress protein — MAGHEFFEPADRKRPVADPTAAEPLAAEETRPTCDPAFKHGVVVGFDGSTSSERALAYAIGMAHRSRAGLIIVHVANRLPTTVWAGCEPPVFVDVPDHRTEVLGLELACADYLAEVPWILVERGGDICHELEEVGREYEADAIVVGSTHGLVGRLFGSVAGRLAKRAKRPVIVIP; from the coding sequence ATGGCCGGTCACGAATTCTTCGAACCCGCGGACCGCAAGCGGCCCGTCGCCGACCCCACGGCGGCCGAGCCCCTGGCGGCGGAAGAGACGCGCCCCACCTGCGATCCCGCCTTCAAGCACGGTGTGGTCGTCGGCTTCGACGGCTCCACCTCCAGTGAGCGCGCGCTCGCGTACGCCATCGGCATGGCCCACCGCTCCCGGGCGGGCCTGATCATCGTGCACGTCGCCAACCGGCTGCCCACGACCGTGTGGGCGGGGTGCGAGCCGCCGGTCTTCGTGGACGTCCCCGATCACCGCACCGAGGTCCTCGGCCTGGAGCTGGCCTGTGCGGACTATCTCGCCGAGGTGCCCTGGATCCTGGTCGAGCGCGGCGGTGACATCTGCCACGAACTCGAAGAGGTGGGGCGGGAGTACGAGGCCGACGCGATCGTCGTCGGGTCGACCCACGGCCTGGTGGGGCGGCTGTTCGGCTCGGTCGCCGGGCGGCTCGCCAAGCGCGCGAAGCGCCCCGTCATCGTGATTCCCTGA
- a CDS encoding GPR1/FUN34/YaaH family transporter → MDNDVSAGSTGSTTTIAGRLALGITLLAFGLGYTDLIDGVTAADAVSIAHYVGGVALFIAGLFALRDRDTGDGTAFTVLGALWFTWAVSAGAQVSDNAAGLFLLLFALVTLSLTAAGGDQLTRGTYGLFLVGLVLMAVARFADSDVLTQAGGWFAAAAGAVAWYAATAALAHWPTALPRRAAGRGVTATG, encoded by the coding sequence GTGGACAACGACGTCTCTGCGGGAAGCACCGGGAGCACCACCACCATCGCCGGCCGACTCGCCCTGGGAATCACCCTGTTGGCGTTCGGTCTCGGGTACACCGATCTGATCGACGGCGTGACGGCGGCGGACGCCGTGTCCATCGCCCACTACGTCGGCGGCGTCGCGCTGTTCATCGCCGGCCTGTTCGCCCTCCGCGACCGCGACACGGGCGACGGCACCGCGTTCACCGTCCTCGGCGCCCTCTGGTTCACCTGGGCCGTCTCGGCGGGCGCCCAGGTCTCCGACAACGCGGCGGGGCTGTTCCTGCTGCTGTTCGCCCTGGTGACGCTCTCCCTCACCGCGGCGGGCGGGGACCAACTCACCCGTGGCACCTACGGGTTGTTCCTGGTCGGGCTGGTGCTGATGGCCGTCGCCCGGTTCGCCGACAGCGATGTGCTCACCCAGGCCGGCGGCTGGTTCGCCGCCGCGGCCGGGGCGGTGGCCTGGTACGCGGCGACGGCCGCGCTGGCGCACTGGCCCACGGCGCTTCCCAGGCGCGCTGCCGGCCGTGGTGTGACGGCCACCGGCTGA
- a CDS encoding helix-turn-helix domain-containing protein, which translates to MSHDSTAAPEAAARKLSGRRRKEIVAVLLFSGGPIFESSIPLSVFGIDRQDAGVPRYRLLVCGGEDGPLRTTGGLELSAPHGLEAISRAGTVVVPAWRSITSPPPEEALDALRRAHEEGARIVGLCTGAFVLAAAGLLDGRPATTHWMYAPTLAKRYPSVHVDPRELFVDDGDVLTSAGTAAGIDLCLHIVRTDHGNEAAGALARRLVVPPRRSGGQERYLDRSLPEEIGADPLAEVVAWALEHLHEQFDVETLAARAYMSRRTFDRRFRSLTGSAPLQWLITQRVLQAQRLLETSDFSVDEVAGRCGFRSPVALRGHFRRQLGSSPAAYRAAYRARRPQGERVTDSEPSSPPAPAGLHPEGPGPVPPQLRRTAATTSALGSAPALADHAREAYAARASVPGQRSGL; encoded by the coding sequence ATGAGCCACGACTCCACTGCCGCGCCGGAAGCCGCGGCCCGGAAACTTTCCGGGCGACGCCGCAAGGAGATCGTCGCGGTGCTGCTGTTCAGCGGCGGGCCCATCTTCGAGAGTTCCATACCGCTGTCGGTGTTCGGGATTGACCGCCAGGACGCCGGCGTGCCGCGCTACCGACTACTGGTGTGCGGCGGCGAGGACGGCCCGCTGCGGACCACAGGGGGCCTGGAACTCTCCGCACCGCATGGCTTGGAAGCGATCTCGCGGGCGGGCACGGTCGTCGTGCCGGCCTGGCGTTCGATCACTTCTCCGCCACCGGAGGAGGCGCTCGACGCACTGCGGCGCGCGCATGAAGAAGGAGCCCGCATCGTGGGCCTGTGCACCGGCGCGTTCGTGCTGGCCGCCGCGGGTCTGCTGGACGGGCGCCCGGCCACCACCCACTGGATGTACGCACCGACGCTGGCCAAGCGCTATCCGTCGGTCCACGTGGATCCGCGGGAACTGTTCGTCGACGACGGCGACGTGCTGACGTCGGCCGGGACGGCGGCCGGAATCGATCTCTGTCTCCACATCGTGCGGACGGACCACGGCAACGAGGCGGCGGGCGCGCTGGCCCGGCGTCTGGTGGTCCCGCCGCGCCGGTCGGGCGGTCAGGAGCGCTACCTCGACCGGTCTTTACCAGAGGAGATCGGCGCCGACCCGCTGGCCGAGGTCGTCGCCTGGGCGCTGGAACACCTCCACGAGCAGTTCGACGTGGAGACACTGGCGGCACGCGCCTATATGAGCCGCCGTACGTTCGACCGCCGGTTCCGCTCGCTGACCGGCAGCGCACCCCTGCAGTGGCTGATCACGCAGCGGGTGCTCCAGGCGCAGCGGCTGCTGGAGACGTCCGACTTCTCGGTGGACGAGGTCGCGGGGCGCTGCGGCTTCCGTTCGCCGGTGGCGCTGCGCGGGCACTTCCGGCGGCAGCTCGGCTCGTCGCCCGCGGCGTACCGGGCGGCCTACCGGGCACGGCGGCCGCAGGGTGAGCGGGTGACGGACTCCGAGCCGTCATCACCGCCCGCGCCGGCCGGCCTGCACCCGGAGGGGCCGGGTCCGGTGCCGCCGCAGCTCCGGCGGACCGCCGCGACCACCAGCGCGCTCGGCTCCGCGCCGGCCCTGGCCGACCACGCCCGGGAGGCGTACGCGGCCCGGGCGAGCGTGCCGGGACAGCGCAGCGGACTGTAG
- the orn gene encoding oligoribonuclease has product MNDRMVWIDCEMTGLSLSDDALIEVAALVTDSELNILGDGVDIVIRPPAKALETMPEVVRQMHTTSGLLEELAGGTTLAEAEEQVLAYIRRHVKEPGKAPLCGNSVGTDRGFLARDMPSLEGYLHYRIVDVSSVKELARRWYPRAYFNSPEKNGNHRALADIRESIAELRYYREAVFVPQPGPDSETARTIAAKHVLPAR; this is encoded by the coding sequence ATGAACGATCGCATGGTGTGGATCGACTGCGAGATGACCGGCCTCTCGCTGTCCGACGACGCTCTCATCGAGGTGGCCGCCCTCGTCACCGACTCCGAGCTGAACATCCTCGGCGACGGGGTCGACATCGTCATCCGGCCGCCGGCCAAGGCCCTGGAGACGATGCCCGAGGTGGTGCGCCAGATGCACACGACCTCCGGGCTCCTGGAGGAGCTGGCCGGCGGCACCACGCTCGCCGAGGCCGAGGAGCAGGTGCTGGCCTACATCCGCCGGCATGTGAAGGAGCCCGGCAAGGCGCCGCTGTGCGGCAACTCCGTCGGCACCGACCGCGGTTTCCTCGCCCGGGACATGCCGTCCCTGGAGGGCTACCTGCACTACCGGATCGTGGACGTGTCCTCGGTCAAGGAGCTGGCCCGCCGCTGGTACCCGCGGGCGTACTTCAACAGCCCCGAGAAGAACGGCAACCACCGCGCCCTCGCCGACATCCGCGAGTCCATCGCGGAACTGCGCTACTACCGCGAGGCCGTCTTCGTCCCGCAGCCCGGTCCCGACTCCGAGACCGCCCGCACGATCGCCGCGAAGCACGTCCTGCCCGCCCGGTAA
- a CDS encoding LacI family DNA-binding transcriptional regulator → MATHGTRGRSGGRPTLEEVAARAGVGRGTVSRVINGSPRVSDATRAAVEAAVAELGYVPNTAARALAANRTDAIALVVPEPETRFFAEPYFSDMVRGVGAELADTEMQLLLIFAGSDRERQRLAQYLAAHRVDGVLLVSVHADDPLPDLLSQLEIPAVISGPRSAAETLPSVDSDNYGGGRSAVEHLLAQGRTRIAHITGRLDVYGAQRRVDGYRDALRDAGYEAGGLVEPGDFTEEGGRRAMAALLARDPSLDAVFAGSDVMAAGARQALREAGRRIPEDVALVGYDDSAIARHMDPPLTSVRQPIEEMGRRMLALLLTEIADRRPAASRGLERRQVVLATELVPRASS, encoded by the coding sequence ATGGCAACCCACGGAACGCGGGGCCGCAGCGGGGGTCGGCCGACTCTCGAGGAGGTGGCCGCCCGGGCCGGCGTGGGCCGCGGCACGGTCTCCCGCGTGATCAACGGCTCGCCCCGGGTCAGCGACGCGACCCGCGCCGCCGTGGAGGCGGCGGTCGCCGAACTCGGCTACGTCCCCAACACCGCCGCCCGCGCGCTCGCCGCCAACCGCACCGACGCCATCGCCCTCGTCGTCCCCGAGCCGGAGACCCGGTTCTTCGCCGAGCCGTACTTCTCCGACATGGTGCGCGGTGTGGGCGCCGAGCTCGCCGACACCGAGATGCAGTTGCTGCTGATCTTCGCGGGCAGCGACCGTGAGCGGCAGCGGCTGGCCCAGTACCTCGCGGCCCACCGGGTGGACGGCGTGCTGCTGGTCTCCGTGCACGCGGACGACCCGCTCCCCGACCTGCTCTCCCAACTGGAGATCCCGGCCGTGATCAGCGGCCCGCGCTCCGCCGCGGAGACGCTCCCCTCGGTCGACTCCGACAACTACGGCGGCGGCCGCTCGGCCGTCGAGCACCTCCTCGCCCAGGGCCGCACCCGGATCGCCCACATCACCGGCCGCCTCGACGTGTACGGCGCCCAGCGCCGCGTCGACGGCTACCGCGACGCCCTGCGCGACGCGGGGTACGAGGCAGGCGGCCTGGTCGAGCCCGGCGACTTCACCGAGGAGGGCGGCCGCCGCGCGATGGCCGCGCTGCTCGCCCGCGACCCGTCGCTCGACGCGGTGTTCGCCGGCTCGGACGTGATGGCGGCCGGCGCCCGCCAGGCGCTGCGCGAGGCGGGCCGCCGGATCCCGGAGGACGTGGCGCTGGTCGGCTACGACGACTCGGCGATAGCCCGCCACATGGACCCGCCGCTGACCAGCGTCCGCCAGCCCATCGAGGAGATGGGCCGCCGCATGCTGGCCCTGCTCCTCACCGAGATCGCGGACCGCCGCCCGGCGGCCTCCCGCGGCCTGGAACGCCGCCAGGTGGTCCTGGCGACGGAACTGGTACCGCGGGCGTCGTCCTGA
- a CDS encoding carbohydrate ABC transporter permease: MSTHDTAAPPAKEGGAAPGRPPAAPVDAEARRRARLSRRWQRDIRWSPYAFVSPFFLLFLAFGLFPLIYTGWASLHQVEMTAPTDMNWVGLRNYTRIFDDDFFWNAARNTLTIGVISTVPQLLMAMGLAHILNYRLRASTFYRVAMLAPYATSIAAASLVFVLLFGRDYGMINWALDAVGVSPVDWQNDKWPSQIAVSTIIIWRWTGYNALIYLAAMQAIPQDLYESAALDGASRWQQFFHVTLPSLRPTILFTVVVSTIGASQVFGEPLLFDANKGASGGAEHQFQTLGLYLYEQGWINQHLGRASAIAWTMFLILIVIGIVNYVISRRLRASS; this comes from the coding sequence ATGTCCACCCACGACACCGCCGCGCCCCCCGCCAAGGAGGGGGGCGCGGCCCCGGGCCGCCCGCCCGCGGCACCCGTGGACGCGGAGGCGCGGCGCCGGGCCCGGCTCTCGCGCCGCTGGCAGCGGGACATCCGCTGGAGCCCGTACGCGTTCGTCTCGCCGTTCTTCCTGCTGTTCCTCGCCTTCGGCCTGTTCCCGCTGATCTACACGGGCTGGGCGTCGCTGCACCAGGTGGAGATGACGGCCCCCACCGACATGAACTGGGTGGGGCTGCGCAACTACACGCGGATCTTCGACGACGACTTCTTCTGGAACGCGGCGCGCAACACGCTGACGATCGGTGTCATCTCGACCGTCCCGCAGTTGCTGATGGCGATGGGCCTCGCGCACATCCTCAACTACCGGCTGCGCGCGTCGACGTTCTACCGGGTCGCGATGCTCGCGCCGTACGCGACCTCGATCGCCGCCGCCTCGCTCGTCTTCGTCCTGCTCTTCGGCCGTGACTACGGCATGATCAACTGGGCGCTGGACGCGGTCGGGGTGAGCCCGGTCGACTGGCAGAACGACAAGTGGCCCTCCCAGATAGCGGTCTCCACGATCATCATCTGGCGCTGGACCGGCTACAACGCGCTGATCTACCTGGCGGCGATGCAGGCCATCCCGCAGGATCTGTACGAGTCGGCGGCGCTGGACGGCGCCAGCCGCTGGCAGCAGTTCTTCCATGTCACGCTGCCGTCGCTGCGTCCGACGATCCTCTTCACGGTCGTCGTCTCGACGATCGGCGCGAGCCAGGTCTTCGGCGAGCCGCTCCTGTTCGACGCGAACAAGGGCGCCTCGGGCGGCGCGGAGCACCAGTTCCAGACGCTGGGCCTCTACCTGTACGAGCAGGGCTGGATCAACCAGCACCTGGGCCGGGCCTCGGCGATCGCCTGGACGATGTTCCTGATCCTGATCGTGATCGGCATCGTCAACTACGTCATCTCGCGCCGGCTGCGCGCCAGTAGTTAG
- a CDS encoding ABC transporter substrate-binding protein: protein MRARTRTARRVVVLAAVASLGAGLLAGCADDGGDDSSNGSSGDGKGKTTITLGLFGTFGFKEAGLYAEYEKLNPNIKIAENVTERNENYYPALVNHLTTNSGLQDIQAVEVGNIAEVVATQANKFQDLSKVSGVKKSDWLDWKWAQATTQDGKTIGFGTDVGPMAICYRKDLFEAAGLPTDRTEVGKLWAGDWAKFVDVGEQYKAKAPKGTTFADSPGGLLSAILGSESERFYDSSGKVIYKTNPAVKAAFDLTAKAAQEGLVGNQTQFQPAWDTTIANSKFAAMACPPWMLGYIKGKSKPESAGKWDVAVAPKSANWGGSFLAVPSSGKNVKEAEKLAAWLTAPAQQAKLFKVQGSFPSAPGTYTLPEVTGAKNEMTGDAPIGTIFAEAAKAAPVQVIGPKDQIIGQGLADNGVILVTKGKSPEDAWETATKTIDNNLDK from the coding sequence ATGCGAGCACGTACCCGAACCGCCCGCCGGGTGGTTGTCCTCGCGGCCGTCGCGTCGCTGGGCGCCGGGCTGCTGGCCGGCTGTGCCGACGACGGCGGCGACGACTCATCCAACGGGTCGTCCGGCGACGGCAAGGGCAAGACCACGATCACGCTGGGGCTTTTCGGTACGTTCGGCTTCAAGGAGGCCGGGCTCTACGCCGAGTACGAGAAGCTCAACCCGAACATCAAGATCGCCGAGAACGTCACCGAGCGCAACGAGAACTACTACCCCGCGCTCGTCAACCACCTCACCACCAACAGCGGTCTCCAGGACATCCAGGCCGTCGAGGTCGGCAACATCGCCGAGGTCGTCGCCACCCAGGCGAACAAGTTCCAGGACCTGTCCAAGGTTTCGGGCGTGAAGAAGAGCGACTGGCTGGACTGGAAGTGGGCGCAGGCCACCACCCAGGACGGCAAGACGATCGGTTTCGGCACGGACGTCGGCCCGATGGCCATCTGCTACCGCAAGGACCTCTTCGAGGCCGCCGGACTGCCCACCGACCGCACCGAGGTCGGCAAGCTCTGGGCGGGCGACTGGGCCAAGTTCGTCGACGTCGGCGAGCAGTACAAGGCGAAGGCGCCCAAGGGCACCACCTTCGCCGACTCCCCCGGCGGTCTGCTGAGCGCGATCCTCGGCAGCGAGTCGGAGCGCTTCTACGACTCCTCCGGCAAGGTCATCTACAAGACCAACCCGGCGGTGAAGGCCGCCTTCGACCTCACCGCGAAGGCCGCCCAGGAGGGCCTGGTGGGCAACCAGACCCAGTTCCAGCCGGCCTGGGACACCACCATCGCCAACAGCAAGTTCGCCGCGATGGCGTGCCCGCCGTGGATGCTCGGCTACATCAAGGGCAAGTCGAAGCCCGAGTCGGCCGGCAAGTGGGACGTCGCCGTGGCACCCAAGTCCGCGAACTGGGGCGGCTCCTTCCTCGCCGTGCCCTCCAGCGGCAAGAACGTGAAGGAGGCGGAGAAGCTCGCCGCCTGGCTCACCGCGCCCGCGCAGCAGGCCAAGCTGTTCAAGGTGCAGGGCTCCTTCCCGAGCGCGCCGGGCACGTACACGCTGCCCGAGGTCACCGGCGCCAAGAACGAGATGACCGGTGACGCCCCGATCGGCACGATCTTCGCCGAGGCCGCCAAGGCCGCCCCGGTCCAGGTCATCGGCCCGAAGGACCAGATCATCGGGCAGGGTCTCGCGGACAACGGCGTCATCCTCGTGACGAAGGGCAAGTCGCCCGAGGACGCCTGGGAGACGGCCACGAAGACCATCGACAACAACCTGGACAAGTGA
- a CDS encoding GH1 family beta-glucosidase, whose amino-acid sequence MTESAQPATPVTTAAPVTTAPVTTVTPVAPVTPVAFPPAFLWGAATSAYQIEGAVREDGRTPSIWDTFSHTPGKTAGGETGDIAVDHYHRYRDDVALMADLGLSAYRFSISWSRVQPTGRGPAVQVGLDFYRRLVDELLAKGIKPAVTLYHWDLPQELEDAGGWPERDTAYRFAEYAQIVGEALGDRVENWITLNEPWCSAFLGYASGVHAPGRTDPVASLRAAHHLNLAHGLGTSALRSVMPARNTVAISLNSSVVRPLSPTQADLAAVRKIDDLANGIFHGPILRGAYPETLLAATRSLTDWSYVQDGDLTAIHQPLDALGLNYYTPTLVSAADETVRGPRTDGHGASEHSPWPGADDVAFHQTPGERTEMGWTIDPTGLHDLIMRYTKDAPGLPLYITENGAAYDDKPDPDGRVHDPERVAYLHGHLSAVRRAIADGADVRGYFLWSLLDNFEWAYGYEKRFGAVYVDYATQVRTPKSSALWYARAARTGTLPDPTETA is encoded by the coding sequence ATGACTGAGTCCGCACAGCCGGCCACCCCGGTGACCACGGCTGCCCCGGTGACCACGGCCCCGGTGACCACGGTGACCCCGGTGGCACCGGTGACCCCGGTGGCTTTTCCTCCCGCCTTCCTCTGGGGCGCGGCGACCTCCGCGTACCAGATCGAGGGGGCGGTGCGGGAGGACGGCCGTACGCCCTCCATCTGGGACACCTTCAGCCATACGCCGGGAAAGACGGCCGGCGGCGAGACCGGTGACATCGCTGTCGACCACTACCACCGCTACCGCGACGACGTGGCGCTGATGGCGGACCTGGGTCTGTCGGCGTACCGCTTCTCGATCTCCTGGTCGCGGGTGCAGCCGACCGGCCGCGGCCCCGCGGTGCAGGTGGGCCTGGACTTCTACCGCCGTCTGGTGGACGAGCTGCTCGCGAAGGGCATCAAGCCGGCCGTCACCCTCTACCACTGGGACCTTCCGCAGGAGCTGGAGGACGCGGGCGGCTGGCCGGAGCGGGACACCGCGTACCGGTTCGCCGAGTACGCGCAGATCGTCGGGGAGGCGCTCGGCGACCGCGTGGAGAACTGGATCACGCTCAACGAGCCCTGGTGCAGCGCCTTCCTCGGCTACGCGTCCGGGGTGCACGCGCCCGGGCGCACCGACCCGGTGGCCTCCCTGCGCGCCGCCCACCACCTCAACCTCGCCCACGGCCTGGGCACGTCGGCGCTGCGCTCGGTGATGCCGGCCCGCAACACGGTGGCGATCAGCCTCAACTCGTCGGTGGTGCGCCCCCTTTCGCCGACGCAGGCCGACCTGGCGGCGGTCCGCAAGATCGACGACCTGGCCAACGGGATCTTCCACGGCCCGATCCTGCGCGGCGCCTACCCCGAGACACTGCTCGCCGCGACCCGGTCCCTGACCGACTGGTCGTACGTCCAGGACGGCGACCTGACCGCGATCCACCAGCCGCTGGACGCGCTGGGCCTCAACTACTACACCCCGACGCTGGTCTCGGCGGCCGACGAGACGGTACGGGGTCCGCGCACCGACGGTCACGGCGCGAGCGAGCACTCGCCCTGGCCGGGCGCGGACGACGTCGCCTTCCACCAGACGCCGGGCGAGCGCACGGAGATGGGCTGGACGATCGACCCGACCGGCCTGCACGACCTGATCATGCGCTACACGAAGGACGCGCCGGGCCTGCCGCTCTACATCACCGAGAACGGCGCGGCCTACGACGACAAGCCCGACCCGGACGGCCGCGTCCACGACCCGGAGCGCGTCGCCTATCTGCACGGCCACCTCTCCGCGGTGCGGCGCGCGATCGCCGACGGGGCGGACGTACGGGGCTACTTCCTGTGGTCCCTGCTGGACAACTTCGAGTGGGCGTACGGCTACGAGAAGCGGTTCGGTGCGGTGTACGTCGACTACGCGACCCAGGTCCGCACGCCGAAGTCCAGCGCCCTCTGGTACGCACGCGCGGCCCGCACCGGCACCCTCCCCGACCCCACCGAGACCGCCTGA
- a CDS encoding carbohydrate ABC transporter permease, with protein sequence MTTTLTKPEPHDAAPTAPRVRRPRSARAGGQMHGGPIAYVILAVFTFGSLFPLVWTAIAASRDNQRLAQTPPPFWFGSNLFKNLDIAWNDANLGKAFVNTTIVAGTSAATIVFLSTIAGFAFAKLRFRGRGAMMLIVIGTMMVPPQLSIIPLYMMVAKLEWTDQLQAVILPSLVSAFGVFFMRQYLIQALPDEIIEAARVDGASSWRVVWHVVFPAARPAMAVLGMLMFVQTWNDFLWPFLVLSQTGNPTVQVAVAGLGRGYTPDQSLIMAGALLGTLPLLLVFAIFGKQIVGGIMQGAVKG encoded by the coding sequence GTGACGACGACTTTGACGAAGCCCGAGCCCCACGACGCCGCGCCCACCGCCCCCCGAGTGCGGCGCCCCCGGTCCGCGCGGGCCGGCGGACAGATGCACGGCGGCCCGATCGCGTACGTGATCCTCGCCGTGTTCACGTTCGGCTCGCTGTTCCCGCTGGTGTGGACCGCGATCGCCGCCTCCCGTGACAACCAGCGGCTGGCGCAGACCCCGCCGCCGTTCTGGTTCGGCTCCAACCTCTTCAAGAACCTGGACATCGCCTGGAACGACGCCAACCTCGGCAAGGCGTTCGTCAACACGACGATCGTGGCCGGGACCTCGGCGGCGACGATCGTCTTCCTGTCGACGATCGCCGGCTTCGCCTTCGCCAAGCTCCGCTTCCGGGGCCGCGGCGCGATGATGCTGATCGTGATCGGCACGATGATGGTGCCGCCGCAGCTCAGCATCATCCCGCTGTACATGATGGTGGCGAAGCTGGAGTGGACCGACCAGCTCCAGGCGGTGATCCTGCCGTCGCTGGTCAGCGCGTTCGGTGTGTTCTTCATGCGGCAGTACCTGATCCAGGCGCTGCCGGACGAGATCATCGAGGCGGCCCGGGTGGACGGCGCGAGCAGTTGGCGTGTGGTGTGGCACGTGGTGTTCCCCGCGGCGCGCCCGGCGATGGCCGTGCTCGGCATGCTGATGTTCGTCCAGACGTGGAACGACTTCCTGTGGCCGTTCCTGGTGCTCAGCCAGACCGGCAACCCGACCGTGCAGGTCGCGGTCGCGGGCCTCGGCCGCGGGTACACCCCCGACCAGTCCCTGATCATGGCGGGCGCGCTGCTGGGCACGCTGCCGCTGCTGCTGGTCTTCGCGATCTTCGGCAAGCAGATCGTGGGCGGCATCATGCAGGGCGCGGTGAAGGGCTGA
- the glmS gene encoding glutamine--fructose-6-phosphate transaminase (isomerizing), with protein MCGIVGYIGKRDVAPLLLEGLQRLEYRGYDSAGIVVTTPKTAGLKMVKAKGRVRDLEAKVPARFKGTTGIAHTRWATHGAPSDVNAHPHMSADHKVAVVHNGIIDNASDLRRKLEADGVEFLSETDTEVLVHLIARSQADKLEDKVREALRVVEGTYGIAVMHADFSDRIVVARNGSPVVLGIGEKEMFVASDIAALVAHTRQIVTLDDGEMATLKADDFRTYTTEGTRTTAEPTTVEWEAASYDMGGHDTYMHKEIHEQADAVDRVLRGRIDDRFSTVHLGGLNLDAREARQIRRVKILGCGTSYHAGMIGAQMIEELARIPADAEPASEFRYRNAVVDPDTLYIAVSQSGETYDVLAAVQELKRKGARVLGVVNVVGSAIAREADGGIYVHAGPEVCVVSTKCFTNTTVAFALLALHLGRTRDLSVRDGKRIIEGLRKLPGQIAEILSHEEEIKKLADEFAEARSMLFIGRVRGYPVAREASLKLKEVSYIHAEAYPASELKHGPLALIEPALPTVAIVPNDDLLEKNRAALEEIKARSGRILAVAHEHQEKADQTIVVPKNEDELDPILMGIPLQLLAYYTAKALDRDIDKPRNLAKSVTVE; from the coding sequence ATGTGCGGAATCGTCGGTTACATCGGGAAGCGTGACGTCGCGCCCCTGCTGCTCGAAGGACTCCAGCGGCTGGAGTACCGCGGCTACGACTCCGCGGGCATCGTCGTCACCACCCCGAAGACCGCCGGCCTGAAGATGGTCAAGGCCAAGGGCCGGGTCCGTGACCTGGAGGCCAAGGTCCCGGCGCGCTTCAAGGGCACCACCGGTATCGCCCACACCCGCTGGGCCACCCACGGCGCCCCCTCCGACGTGAACGCCCACCCGCACATGTCGGCCGACCACAAGGTCGCCGTCGTCCACAACGGCATCATCGACAACGCCTCCGACCTGCGCCGCAAGCTGGAGGCGGACGGCGTCGAGTTCCTCTCCGAGACCGACACCGAGGTCCTCGTCCACCTCATCGCCCGCTCGCAGGCCGACAAGCTGGAGGACAAGGTCCGCGAGGCGCTGCGCGTGGTCGAGGGCACCTACGGCATCGCCGTGATGCACGCCGACTTCTCCGACCGGATCGTCGTCGCCCGCAACGGCTCCCCCGTCGTCCTCGGCATCGGCGAGAAGGAGATGTTCGTCGCCTCGGACATCGCCGCGCTGGTCGCCCACACCCGCCAGATCGTCACCCTCGACGACGGCGAGATGGCCACCCTCAAGGCCGACGACTTCCGCACCTACACCACCGAGGGCACCCGCACCACCGCGGAGCCCACCACCGTGGAGTGGGAGGCCGCCTCCTACGACATGGGCGGCCACGACACGTACATGCACAAGGAGATCCACGAGCAGGCCGACGCCGTGGACCGCGTGCTGCGCGGCCGTATCGACGACCGCTTCTCCACCGTGCACCTCGGCGGCCTCAACCTGGACGCCCGCGAGGCGCGCCAGATCCGCCGGGTGAAGATCCTCGGCTGCGGCACCTCGTACCACGCGGGCATGATCGGCGCCCAGATGATCGAGGAGCTGGCCCGGATCCCCGCCGACGCCGAGCCGGCCTCCGAGTTCCGCTACCGCAACGCGGTCGTCGACCCCGACACCCTCTACATCGCCGTCTCCCAGTCCGGTGAGACGTACGACGTGCTGGCCGCCGTCCAGGAGCTGAAGCGCAAGGGCGCCCGGGTCCTCGGTGTGGTCAACGTGGTCGGCTCGGCGATCGCCCGCGAGGCGGACGGCGGCATCTACGTGCACGCGGGACCCGAGGTGTGCGTCGTCTCCACCAAGTGCTTCACCAACACCACGGTCGCCTTCGCGCTGCTCGCCCTGCACCTGGGCCGCACCCGTGACCTCTCGGTCCGCGACGGCAAGCGGATCATCGAGGGCCTGCGCAAGCTGCCCGGCCAGATCGCCGAGATCCTCTCCCACGAGGAGGAGATCAAGAAGCTGGCCGACGAGTTCGCCGAGGCCCGCTCGATGCTCTTCATCGGCCGCGTCCGGGGCTACCCGGTGGCCCGTGAGGCCTCCCTGAAGCTCAAGGAGGTCAGCTACATCCACGCCGAGGCGTACCCGGCCTCCGAGCTGAAGCACGGCCCGCTGGCCCTGATCGAGCCCGCCCTGCCGACGGTCGCGATCGTCCCCAACGACGACCTGCTGGAGAAGAACCGCGCGGCCCTGGAGGAGATCAAGGCCCGCAGCGGCCGGATCCTCGCGGTGGCCCACGAGCACCAGGAGAAGGCCGACCAGACGATCGTCGTCCCGAAGAACGAGGACGAGCTGGACCCGATCCTGATGGGCATCCCGCTCCAGCTCCTCGCCTACTACACGGCGAAGGCCCTGGACCGGGACATCGACAAGCCCCGCAACCTGGCGAAGTCGGTCACGGTCGAGTAG